Below is a window of Bacteroidales bacterium DNA.
CATTGATGCTGTTTGCAATGGAATAGATGTTATTCCGGACCCTGACCCCGAGCTGCGAATCCAATTAAACCGTGCTTTTGATGAAAAAGGAATAACTCCTTTGCGTAATCAGCTAAAACTGCTCGACCCTGAATATTATGCATCAGCCGATATTGCAAATCATAAACGTATCATTCGTGCACTTGAGGTATGTATAAGCACCGGCAAGCCTTATTCAGCCTGTTTGAAAAAAAATAAAGCTCCTAGGGATTTTCACGTAATTAAAATTGGACTTAACAGGACACGTAATGAACTTAATTCGAGGATAAACGAAAGAGTGGACATGATGATATCAAAGGGCCTACTTGAAGAAGCAAAGCAACTATATTCTTATAAAACGCTGAACAGCCTTAATACCGTTGGATATCGTGAACTTTTCCGTTATTGTAACGGGCAATATTCTTTCGATGAAGCTATTGAAAAAATCAAAACCAATACCCGCAGGTATGCA
It encodes the following:
- the miaA gene encoding tRNA (adenosine(37)-N6)-dimethylallyltransferase MiaA, whose protein sequence is MNLSQPEHSKKNLVIISGPTAVGKTSVAVKIAQHFHTEIISADSRQLYREIKIGTAVPSDDELAAVKHHMIGTLSIHDSYNAYRFETDVIKLLNNLFLHKKTVIMAGGSGLYIDAVCNGIDVIPDPDPELRIQLNRAFDEKGITPLRNQLKLLDPEYYASADIANHKRIIRALEVCISTGKPYSACLKKNKAPRDFHVIKIGLNRTRNELNSRINERVDMMISKGLLEEAKQLYSYKTLNSLNTVGYRELFRYCNGQYSFDEAIEKIKTNTRRYAKKQITWFMRDKNIKWFHPDDTAGILEFINSKMHMGKE